The Vibrio echinoideorum genome includes a region encoding these proteins:
- the ribD gene encoding bifunctional diaminohydroxyphosphoribosylaminopyrimidine deaminase/5-amino-6-(5-phosphoribosylamino)uracil reductase RibD translates to MSNFTPLDFQMMSRAIQLAKRGIYTTAPNPNVGCVIVQSDGQIVGEGFHAKAGEPHAEVHAMRMAGDQAKGATAYVTLEPCSHYGRTPPCAEGLIKAQVSKVICAMQDPNPKVAGRGIKMLRDAGIEVEIGLLEQDALDLNPAFIKRMQTGMPFVQLKMAASLDGQTALGNGQSQWITSPEARRDVQNYRAKAGAVLSTSQTVIEDSASLNVRWAELPSNTKINYLEDELRQPIRVILDRQNQLYPELKLFQTPTSVLRVAETSADITVGTTDAGKLDLHDLMRQLPANHIDHIWVEAGATLAKSLIEAQLVDELILYLAPKLMGSDGRGLMGALGLTSMSDVIDLEIKDVRQVGVDIRIVAKPILAKLQ, encoded by the coding sequence ATGTCAAATTTTACTCCCCTAGATTTTCAAATGATGTCGCGTGCTATTCAGTTAGCGAAGCGCGGCATTTACACCACTGCGCCGAACCCTAATGTTGGTTGTGTCATCGTACAAAGCGATGGTCAGATCGTTGGTGAAGGTTTTCATGCCAAAGCCGGTGAACCTCATGCTGAAGTTCACGCTATGCGCATGGCAGGTGACCAGGCAAAAGGTGCGACTGCTTATGTCACGTTAGAGCCTTGTTCGCACTATGGTCGAACACCGCCTTGTGCCGAAGGTTTGATTAAGGCTCAAGTTTCAAAAGTAATTTGTGCCATGCAAGACCCAAACCCGAAGGTCGCAGGACGTGGTATCAAGATGCTACGCGACGCGGGTATTGAGGTTGAAATAGGCTTACTAGAGCAAGATGCTCTCGACTTGAACCCTGCATTTATCAAGCGTATGCAAACGGGCATGCCATTCGTTCAGTTAAAGATGGCGGCCAGCCTTGATGGCCAAACTGCATTGGGAAATGGTCAAAGCCAGTGGATCACATCGCCAGAAGCGCGTCGTGATGTTCAGAATTACCGAGCAAAAGCAGGCGCGGTGCTATCAACTAGCCAGACGGTGATTGAAGACAGCGCATCGCTGAATGTTCGCTGGGCAGAATTGCCAAGCAATACCAAAATAAATTACCTTGAAGACGAGTTGCGTCAGCCGATTCGTGTGATTCTTGATCGCCAAAATCAACTGTATCCTGAGCTCAAGTTATTCCAGACTCCAACTTCGGTATTGAGAGTAGCTGAAACCTCTGCTGATATTACAGTCGGAACAACGGATGCAGGTAAGCTAGACTTACACGATTTAATGCGTCAATTGCCAGCGAATCATATTGACCATATTTGGGTCGAAGCGGGCGCTACCTTAGCAAAAAGCTTAATTGAAGCGCAGTTGGTGGATGAGCTAATCCTCTATTTAGCGCCTAAACTAATGGGCAGTGACGGACGAGGCTTGATGGGAGCATTAGGGCTCACTTCAATGTCTGACGTTATTGACCTAGAAATTAAAGATGTTAGACAGGTTGGCGTAGATATTCGCATTGTGGCGAAGCCAATATTGGCGAAACTACAATAG
- a CDS encoding riboflavin synthase, with protein MFTGIVETVGTLSAITPRGEDITVTVNVGKLDMADVKLGDSIATNGVCLTVVEFNDHSYSADLSLETLKKTGFVDYQAGDKVNLEKAMLPTTRFGGHIVSGHVDGVGEIVERNQVGRAIEFWVEMPAEISKYVAQKGSITVDGISLTVNDLRKNAFKLTIVPHTSSETTIDQFNVGRKVNLEVDVLARYMERLLQGQQQESEPESRLTMEFLQQNGFA; from the coding sequence ATGTTCACAGGAATTGTAGAAACCGTAGGTACATTGAGTGCTATTACTCCCCGCGGAGAAGACATTACCGTAACGGTTAACGTTGGTAAGCTTGATATGGCCGACGTTAAACTTGGTGACAGTATTGCCACCAACGGAGTTTGTTTGACGGTTGTTGAATTCAATGACCATAGCTACAGTGCAGACCTATCGCTTGAGACCCTGAAAAAAACGGGTTTTGTGGATTACCAAGCAGGCGATAAGGTTAACCTAGAAAAAGCGATGCTGCCGACGACACGTTTCGGTGGTCATATCGTGTCTGGTCACGTTGATGGTGTGGGCGAGATTGTTGAGCGTAACCAAGTTGGACGTGCGATTGAGTTCTGGGTAGAAATGCCCGCTGAAATCTCAAAGTACGTGGCTCAGAAAGGTTCAATCACAGTTGATGGTATAAGCCTTACGGTGAACGATTTACGTAAAAATGCATTTAAGTTAACCATCGTTCCTCACACCTCGTCAGAAACAACCATCGACCAATTCAATGTCGGTCGTAAAGTGAATCTAGAAGTCGATGTATTGGCGCGTTATATGGAGCGTCTATTACAAGGTCAACAGCAAGAGTCTGAGCCTGAATCTCGATTGACGATGGAATTCTTACAGCAGAATGGTTTTGCCTAA
- the ribBA gene encoding bifunctional 3,4-dihydroxy-2-butanone-4-phosphate synthase/GTP cyclohydrolase II: MPISTPQEIIEDIRLGKMVILMDDEDRENEGDLIMAAEHVTPEAINFMAMYGRGLICLTLTKERSNRMGLAPMVQDNNAQYTTNFTVSIEAAEGVTTGISASDRAVTVQAAVAKDAKAADLVQPGHIFPLTAQEGGVLTRAGHTEAGCDLARLAGCEPASVIVEILNDDGTMARRPDLEVFAEKHDIKLGTIADLIEYRNNTETTIERVAQCHLPTEFGDFELVTYRDTIDNQIHYAMQKGDLSEGAPLVRVHLHDTFTDLLHSDRGTERSWSLDKAMKRIGDEGGVLVILGNEESSDSLIHKVKTFEAQDKNEQPTMAKKQGTSRRVGVGSQILQDLGVHDMRLLSSSSKRYHALGGFGLNVVEYVCE, translated from the coding sequence ATGCCAATTAGTACTCCTCAAGAAATTATTGAAGACATTCGCCTAGGAAAAATGGTTATCCTGATGGATGATGAAGATCGCGAAAATGAAGGCGATCTTATCATGGCAGCAGAACATGTAACGCCAGAAGCCATTAACTTCATGGCGATGTATGGCCGCGGCTTAATCTGTCTAACTCTTACCAAAGAGCGTTCAAACCGTATGGGTCTAGCGCCTATGGTTCAAGACAACAACGCGCAGTACACCACAAACTTTACGGTTTCAATTGAAGCAGCTGAAGGTGTAACTACAGGTATCTCTGCATCAGACCGTGCAGTTACCGTTCAAGCAGCAGTGGCAAAAGATGCGAAAGCGGCTGACTTAGTTCAACCTGGTCATATCTTCCCGCTGACAGCTCAAGAAGGCGGCGTTCTAACGCGTGCTGGCCACACAGAAGCTGGTTGTGATTTAGCTCGTCTAGCCGGTTGTGAGCCTGCTTCAGTTATCGTTGAGATCCTAAACGACGATGGCACCATGGCTCGTCGCCCTGATCTTGAAGTGTTCGCTGAAAAACACGATATCAAACTAGGCACGATTGCTGACTTGATTGAATACCGCAACAACACTGAAACGACAATTGAGCGTGTAGCACAGTGCCACCTGCCAACAGAGTTTGGTGATTTCGAGCTAGTGACTTACCGCGACACGATTGATAACCAGATCCACTACGCGATGCAAAAAGGCGACCTGTCTGAGGGGGCTCCTTTAGTGCGTGTTCACCTGCACGATACGTTCACCGATCTGCTTCATTCAGATCGTGGTACCGAGCGTAGCTGGTCGCTAGATAAAGCGATGAAGCGTATTGGTGACGAAGGCGGCGTGTTGGTTATTCTGGGTAACGAAGAGTCGTCTGATTCTTTGATCCACAAAGTGAAGACATTCGAAGCTCAAGATAAGAATGAGCAACCAACCATGGCTAAGAAGCAGGGTACCTCTCGTCGTGTTGGCGTAGGTTCTCAGATTCTACAAGACCTAGGCGTTCACGATATGCGTTTGTTGTCTTCAAGCTCTAAGCGTTACCACGCATTGGGTGGCTTTGGTCTTAACGTTGTTGAGTACGTTTGTGAATAA
- the ribH gene encoding 6,7-dimethyl-8-ribityllumazine synthase gives MKVIEGGFPAPNAKIAIVIARFNSFINESLLSGAIDTLKRHGQVSEDNITVVRCPGAVELPLVAQRVAKTGKFDAIVSLGTVIRGGTPHFDYVCSECNKGLAQVSLEFSLPVAFGVLTVDTIDQAIERAGTKAGNKGAEAALSALEMINVLSEIDS, from the coding sequence ATGAAAGTGATCGAGGGTGGCTTCCCAGCGCCAAATGCAAAAATTGCTATCGTTATTGCTCGTTTCAACAGTTTTATTAACGAAAGTTTACTTTCTGGTGCAATCGATACTTTAAAGCGTCACGGACAAGTAAGCGAAGACAACATCACTGTTGTTCGATGCCCTGGTGCAGTAGAACTTCCACTTGTAGCGCAGCGCGTTGCAAAAACGGGTAAGTTCGATGCGATTGTATCTCTTGGTACAGTAATTCGTGGCGGTACACCTCACTTTGACTATGTTTGTAGTGAATGTAATAAAGGTTTGGCACAAGTGTCTCTGGAATTTTCTCTTCCAGTAGCGTTTGGTGTTCTTACTGTTGATACGATCGATCAAGCTATTGAACGCGCAGGAACCAAGGCTGGTAATAAGGGTGCAGAAGCAGCACTTAGCGCACTTGAGATGATCAACGTTCTTTCTGAAATCGATTCCTAA
- the nusB gene encoding transcription antitermination factor NusB: MGASVKPAARRNARQFALQAIYSWQITKENIATVEEQFLSGGKYDEEEHHAAEPALAMPETDVAYFRDLLTGVALNHMELDSKLRPFVSRPMQDLDLMELALLRLAMYEMTRREDVPYKVVINEAIELAKVFAAEDSHKFVNGVLDKAAPHVRKK, from the coding sequence ATGGGGGCCAGTGTGAAACCAGCCGCACGTCGTAACGCACGTCAATTTGCTCTACAAGCAATTTACTCTTGGCAAATTACTAAAGAAAATATTGCTACCGTTGAAGAACAGTTCTTATCTGGTGGTAAGTATGATGAAGAAGAGCATCATGCCGCAGAACCTGCGCTAGCTATGCCAGAAACAGACGTTGCATACTTCCGCGACCTGCTAACTGGTGTTGCTCTTAACCACATGGAACTTGATAGCAAGCTTCGTCCATTCGTATCTCGCCCAATGCAAGATCTCGATTTGATGGAACTAGCGCTTCTACGTTTAGCTATGTACGAGATGACTCGTCGCGAAGATGTACCATATAAAGTGGTTATCAACGAAGCTATCGAGCTTGCAAAAGTATTTGCAGCAGAAGACAGCCATAAGTTTGTTAACGGTGTGCTTGATAAAGCAGCGCCGCACGTTCGTAAGAAATAA
- the thiL gene encoding thiamine-phosphate kinase — protein sequence MSGEFNLIEKYFVNRQPQRKDVLLAAGDDCALVKAPGNVEIAISTDTLVAGTHFLAEASPAWVAHKALASNISDLAAMGATPAWVSFALTMPEVDEAWLAPFCDSFFKLADYFGIQLIGGDTTKGPLSLTLTVQGFVPEGRALRRDGAKVGDWIYVTGNLGDSKAGLEVLLDPEQNKAKPYALKLEERHYLSAPRVLAGQALVSLASSAIDISDGVIADLKHILKRSQVGASIDVSTLPISPELRQFASDITSAQQYALTSGEEYELCFTVPEENKGSLESALSHTGTKVTCIGQIRPVEYFELHNNGEPLSWNLTGYDHFKVN from the coding sequence ATGTCTGGCGAATTTAACCTGATTGAAAAATATTTTGTAAATCGACAACCACAACGTAAAGATGTGCTTTTGGCTGCGGGCGATGATTGTGCTTTGGTCAAAGCACCTGGCAATGTTGAGATTGCGATCAGCACCGACACCTTAGTCGCAGGCACACATTTCTTAGCAGAGGCTAGCCCTGCTTGGGTGGCACATAAAGCTTTGGCTTCAAACATTAGCGATCTTGCCGCTATGGGCGCGACGCCTGCATGGGTGTCTTTTGCGTTAACTATGCCTGAAGTCGATGAAGCGTGGCTTGCCCCATTTTGTGATTCCTTTTTTAAACTTGCAGACTACTTTGGTATTCAGTTAATTGGCGGTGATACGACCAAAGGGCCGTTAAGTCTGACATTGACTGTGCAAGGCTTTGTGCCTGAAGGGCGAGCACTACGCAGAGATGGCGCTAAAGTTGGCGACTGGATTTACGTTACGGGTAATCTAGGGGACAGCAAAGCAGGTCTAGAAGTGTTACTTGACCCTGAGCAGAATAAAGCTAAACCTTATGCTCTCAAGCTTGAAGAGCGACACTACCTGAGCGCCCCTCGAGTTTTAGCAGGTCAAGCATTAGTAAGCCTTGCTTCGTCTGCTATTGACATCTCTGATGGTGTTATTGCTGATTTAAAACATATCCTCAAACGTTCTCAGGTTGGTGCGAGCATTGATGTAAGCACGCTACCAATCTCTCCAGAATTACGCCAATTCGCTTCTGATATTACTTCGGCTCAGCAATATGCCCTCACCAGTGGTGAAGAGTACGAATTGTGCTTTACTGTACCTGAAGAAAATAAAGGTTCATTGGAAAGTGCTTTGTCACACACTGGAACAAAAGTCACCTGCATTGGCCAGATAAGACCTGTAGAATATTTTGAATTACACAATAATGGTGAACCACTGAGTTGGAACTTAACTGGTTACGATCACTTTAAGGTTAATTGA
- the pgpA gene encoding phosphatidylglycerophosphatase A produces MTNPLSLISLKNPWHLLATGFGSGLSPIIPGTMGTLASIPFYLLLVQLPFPIYVILVVVSCIIGIKICQVTSDDMGVHDHGSIVWDEFAGFWITMGLVPLLGIPVNDWKWLFAGFVLFRFFDMVKPWPIGWLDKRVHGGLGIMIDDIVAGIMAAISLYAVAHFSGWLV; encoded by the coding sequence ATGACAAACCCACTTTCTCTTATTTCTCTTAAAAATCCTTGGCACTTATTGGCAACGGGTTTTGGTAGTGGCTTATCGCCGATTATTCCCGGCACCATGGGCACGCTTGCGTCGATCCCATTTTATCTATTGCTGGTTCAGTTACCTTTCCCTATTTATGTCATTCTTGTGGTTGTGAGCTGCATTATTGGTATCAAAATATGCCAAGTGACGTCTGATGACATGGGCGTGCACGATCACGGCTCTATTGTATGGGATGAGTTTGCGGGCTTTTGGATCACCATGGGCCTAGTGCCGTTGTTGGGTATTCCTGTTAATGATTGGAAATGGCTATTCGCTGGCTTTGTTCTGTTTCGTTTTTTCGATATGGTAAAGCCTTGGCCAATTGGTTGGTTAGACAAGCGAGTTCACGGCGGCTTAGGTATCATGATTGATGATATCGTGGCGGGTATTATGGCGGCGATTTCGCTGTATGCAGTGGCTCATTTTTCAGGTTGGCTCGTTTAA
- a CDS encoding putative quinol monooxygenase, producing MSKKIYCVAQFQPKEGKLNELFEVLKSLEPNTMREDGCIQYTVTRHIKSPFAEGESFPIAFNEIWADNEAFEAHCQRNEIQQFFQEQCVEETGLVEKFNVAIYSDEPENYDAPVLKPCC from the coding sequence ATGTCTAAGAAGATTTACTGCGTTGCTCAATTTCAGCCTAAAGAAGGCAAATTGAACGAGTTGTTTGAAGTGCTAAAGTCACTAGAGCCAAACACAATGCGTGAAGACGGTTGTATCCAATATACAGTGACTCGTCACATCAAGAGCCCATTTGCTGAAGGTGAGAGTTTCCCTATCGCATTCAATGAAATCTGGGCAGACAACGAGGCATTTGAAGCTCACTGTCAGCGTAATGAAATCCAACAGTTCTTCCAAGAACAGTGCGTTGAAGAGACGGGGTTAGTCGAGAAGTTCAATGTTGCTATCTACTCTGACGAACCAGAGAACTATGACGCGCCAGTACTTAAGCCTTGTTGTTAA
- the dxs gene encoding 1-deoxy-D-xylulose-5-phosphate synthase, producing MTLDISKYPTLALADKPEDLRLLPKETLTQLCDELRTYLLNSVSQSSGHLASGLGTVELTVALHYVYNTPFDQLVWDVGHQAYPHKILTGRRDRLSTIRQKDGLHPFPWRQESEYDTLSVGHSSTSISAGLGMAISAKKEGKNRKVVSVIGDGAITAGMAFEAMNHAGDIHNDMLVILNDNEMSISENVGALNNHLAQVLSGSLYTSIREGGKKVLSGVPPIKELVRRTEEHLKGMVVPGTMFEELGFNYIGPIDGHDVNELIKTLKNMRDLKGPQFLHIMTKKGKGYEPAEKDPIGYHGVPKFDPAHSSLPKSTSSKPTFSKIFGDFLCDMAAQDPKLMAITPAMREGSGMVRFSKEYPEQYFDVAIAEQHAVTLATGMAIAGDKPIVAIYSTFLQRGYDQLIHDVAIMDLPVMFAIDRAGLVGADGQTHQGAFDLSFMRCIPNMVIMAPSDENECRQMLYTGHQHTGPSAVRYPRGNGMGTEIQSEFTALEIGKGRIVRESEKAKDGSKVAILSFGTFLESALQTADTIDATVADMRFVKPLDEALIKQLAADHDVLVTIEENAIAGGAGSGVVEFLMKEKLLMPVLNLGLPDKFIAQGTQGELHEELGLDVKGIEQSIAAYLAK from the coding sequence ATGACTCTTGATATATCAAAGTACCCAACTCTTGCTTTGGCTGATAAGCCAGAGGATTTGCGTCTACTTCCGAAAGAGACGCTAACACAGCTTTGTGATGAATTACGCACCTATCTTCTTAACTCAGTGAGCCAGTCAAGTGGTCACTTAGCGTCAGGCTTAGGTACGGTAGAGCTAACAGTTGCTCTGCACTATGTGTACAACACTCCTTTTGACCAATTGGTTTGGGATGTTGGCCACCAAGCATACCCGCACAAAATTCTTACTGGTCGTCGTGACCGCTTGTCGACTATCCGTCAGAAAGATGGATTGCACCCATTCCCATGGCGACAAGAGAGCGAATACGACACCCTATCTGTTGGTCACTCTTCAACATCGATCAGTGCCGGACTTGGGATGGCGATCAGTGCGAAGAAAGAAGGTAAGAATCGTAAAGTCGTAAGCGTTATTGGTGATGGCGCGATTACCGCAGGTATGGCTTTCGAAGCAATGAACCACGCGGGCGATATTCACAATGACATGCTGGTTATCCTTAATGATAACGAGATGTCGATCTCTGAAAACGTCGGTGCTCTAAACAACCACCTAGCTCAAGTTCTTTCTGGCAGTCTTTACACGTCTATTCGTGAGGGTGGCAAGAAAGTGCTATCAGGCGTTCCGCCGATTAAAGAGCTCGTTCGTCGTACAGAAGAACATCTAAAAGGCATGGTTGTCCCTGGCACCATGTTCGAAGAGCTAGGCTTCAACTACATTGGTCCAATTGATGGTCACGATGTGAATGAGCTGATTAAAACGCTCAAGAACATGAGAGATCTTAAAGGTCCTCAGTTCCTGCATATCATGACGAAGAAAGGCAAAGGCTACGAGCCAGCTGAGAAAGATCCAATTGGCTACCATGGCGTACCTAAATTCGATCCGGCACATTCAAGTCTGCCTAAGAGCACCAGCTCTAAACCAACTTTCTCTAAGATTTTTGGCGACTTCCTATGTGATATGGCCGCTCAAGATCCTAAGCTAATGGCGATCACGCCTGCAATGCGTGAAGGTTCTGGTATGGTTCGTTTCTCTAAAGAATACCCAGAACAGTACTTTGATGTAGCGATTGCTGAGCAGCACGCTGTGACGCTAGCCACCGGTATGGCGATTGCGGGTGATAAGCCGATTGTCGCTATTTACTCGACTTTCTTGCAACGTGGCTACGATCAACTGATCCACGATGTTGCCATCATGGATCTACCGGTTATGTTCGCGATTGACCGTGCAGGTCTTGTCGGAGCGGATGGTCAAACACACCAAGGTGCGTTCGACTTAAGCTTTATGCGCTGCATTCCAAACATGGTGATCATGGCACCAAGCGACGAAAACGAATGTCGCCAAATGCTTTACACCGGCCACCAGCACACAGGTCCAAGTGCCGTTCGTTACCCTCGTGGTAATGGTATGGGTACTGAGATTCAAAGTGAGTTTACTGCGCTTGAGATTGGTAAAGGTCGTATCGTTCGCGAAAGCGAAAAAGCAAAAGATGGCTCGAAGGTCGCTATCCTGAGCTTTGGTACTTTCCTTGAGAGTGCACTTCAAACCGCAGACACTATCGATGCGACAGTTGCAGACATGCGTTTTGTGAAACCGCTAGATGAAGCTCTGATCAAACAACTTGCTGCTGATCACGATGTCCTCGTGACTATCGAAGAGAACGCAATTGCAGGTGGTGCAGGCTCTGGGGTGGTTGAATTCTTGATGAAAGAGAAACTACTGATGCCCGTATTGAACCTTGGCTTACCAGACAAATTTATTGCTCAAGGTACTCAAGGTGAACTGCACGAAGAGCTTGGCTTAGATGTTAAAGGGATTGAGCAATCAATCGCGGCTTATCTAGCTAAATAG
- the ispA gene encoding (2E,6E)-farnesyl diphosphate synthase, with product MIETLLSYQARNNEQLNLWLDRLPHQNQNLINAMRYGLLLGGKRARPFLVYITGEMLGCTAEELDTPASAIECIHAYSLIHDDLPAMDDDELRRGHQTCHIKYDEATAILTGDALQTLAFTILAEGTLSAAGESNRVRMIQRLAEASGAQGMCIGQALDIEAENRAVTLEELEEVHRNKTGALMKSAIRLGALAAGEKALEVMPQLDKYADAIGLAFQVQDDILDIISDTETLGKPQGSDQDLNKSTYPSLLGLEGAQEKAQTLLQEALQALAAIPYNTQLLEEFARYVIERKN from the coding sequence ATGATTGAGACTTTATTGTCTTATCAAGCACGTAATAACGAGCAACTGAACCTTTGGCTTGATCGCCTGCCACACCAAAATCAGAATCTTATCAACGCGATGCGTTACGGATTACTTTTAGGCGGCAAACGTGCACGTCCATTTCTTGTCTACATTACAGGGGAAATGCTTGGCTGCACCGCTGAAGAACTCGACACTCCAGCTTCTGCAATCGAATGTATTCATGCCTATTCTCTGATTCACGACGACCTTCCAGCAATGGATGACGACGAACTGCGTCGTGGTCATCAGACTTGTCACATCAAATACGATGAAGCGACAGCCATTTTAACTGGCGATGCACTACAAACTCTCGCGTTTACTATACTTGCAGAAGGCACATTAAGTGCTGCTGGGGAAAGCAATCGCGTTCGAATGATTCAACGCCTAGCTGAAGCCTCTGGTGCTCAAGGTATGTGTATCGGTCAGGCGCTTGATATTGAAGCAGAAAACCGCGCTGTCACGTTAGAAGAACTGGAAGAAGTTCACCGTAATAAAACGGGCGCTCTTATGAAGAGTGCGATTCGTTTAGGTGCACTGGCTGCTGGTGAAAAAGCGTTAGAAGTCATGCCTCAATTAGACAAGTACGCCGATGCAATCGGGTTAGCCTTCCAGGTTCAAGATGATATTTTAGATATCATCAGCGACACCGAAACTTTGGGAAAACCACAAGGTTCTGACCAAGATTTGAACAAAAGCACCTATCCTTCTTTGTTAGGTTTAGAGGGCGCTCAAGAAAAAGCGCAAACTCTGCTACAGGAAGCGCTTCAAGCTTTGGCTGCAATCCCATACAATACCCAGTTACTCGAAGAGTTCGCCCGATACGTCATCGAGCGCAAGAACTAA
- the xseB gene encoding exodeoxyribonuclease VII small subunit produces the protein MATKKPENMSFEAAIEELDGLVDQLENGDLALDDALKKFERGISLARAGQSKLNDAEQRVSILLQNDQNAELSDFNPQPE, from the coding sequence ATGGCTACTAAGAAACCTGAAAATATGAGCTTTGAAGCAGCAATCGAAGAGCTTGATGGCTTGGTTGATCAACTAGAAAATGGTGATCTAGCTTTAGATGATGCGCTGAAAAAATTCGAACGAGGCATCTCCCTCGCTCGTGCTGGTCAAAGTAAACTAAACGATGCTGAACAACGCGTTAGCATCTTACTGCAAAATGATCAAAATGCAGAACTTAGCGACTTTAACCCACAACCTGAATAA
- the pomA gene encoding flagellar motor protein PomA: MDLATLIGLIGGFAFVIMAMILGGSLGMFYDTTSILIVVGGSTFVVLMKFTMGQFFGATKIAGKAFMFKADEPEDLIAKVVEMADAARKGGFLALEEMEISNSFMQKGIDLLVDGHDGDVVRAALQKDIALTTERHEQGAKVFSAFGDVAPAMGMIGTLVGLVAMLSNMDDPKAIGPAMAVALLTTLYGAILSNMVFFPIADKLALRRDQETLNRRLVMDGVLAIQDGQNPRVIDGYLKSYLNEGKRTIDGEPA; the protein is encoded by the coding sequence GTGGATTTAGCAACCCTAATAGGTTTGATTGGTGGATTTGCCTTTGTAATCATGGCAATGATCCTAGGTGGAAGCCTCGGGATGTTCTATGACACGACATCCATTTTGATCGTGGTGGGTGGTTCAACGTTTGTTGTTCTGATGAAGTTCACTATGGGGCAGTTCTTTGGCGCGACTAAAATTGCCGGCAAAGCATTTATGTTTAAAGCCGATGAGCCTGAAGATCTTATCGCTAAAGTCGTAGAGATGGCTGATGCAGCGCGTAAAGGCGGCTTCTTAGCACTCGAAGAGATGGAAATCAGTAATAGTTTTATGCAAAAAGGTATCGACCTATTGGTGGATGGCCATGATGGTGATGTGGTGCGTGCTGCACTGCAAAAAGACATCGCATTGACAACAGAGCGTCACGAGCAGGGCGCGAAAGTGTTCTCTGCATTTGGTGATGTTGCACCTGCGATGGGTATGATTGGCACCCTGGTTGGTTTGGTTGCTATGCTTTCGAACATGGATGATCCTAAAGCGATCGGCCCGGCAATGGCAGTTGCACTTTTAACCACGCTTTACGGTGCAATCCTTTCGAACATGGTGTTCTTCCCGATTGCAGACAAACTTGCCCTACGTCGTGACCAAGAGACGCTGAACCGTCGCTTGGTTATGGATGGCGTTTTAGCGATTCAAGATGGTCAGAACCCACGAGTTATTGATGGTTACCTGAAGAGCTACCTAAATGAAGGTAAGCGAACTATTGATGGTGAACCCGCGTAA
- a CDS encoding flagellar motor protein MotB translates to MDEENPCKCPPPGLPQWMGTFADLMSLLMCFFVLLLSFSEMDVLKFKQIAGSMKFAFGVQNRLEVKDIPKGTSIIAQEFRPGRPEPTPIDVIMQQTIDITQQTLEFHEGESERAGGTMRDQGKMTGGKSPEVSTHDNQNSESDQQQQQAEAQSQEMETLMESIKKALEREIDQGAIEVENLGQQIVIRIREKGAFPSGSAFLQPKFRPLVRQVAELVKDVPGIVRISGHTDNQRLDSELYRSNWDLSSQRAVSVAQEMEKVRGFSHQRLRVRGMADTEPVEPNDTEWQRSLNRRVEISIMQGEPLYSEEVPAITE, encoded by the coding sequence ATGGATGAAGAAAATCCATGCAAATGTCCTCCTCCGGGGTTACCTCAATGGATGGGGACATTTGCTGATTTGATGTCACTGCTGATGTGTTTCTTCGTACTGCTGCTCTCATTCTCTGAGATGGACGTACTGAAGTTCAAACAGATCGCAGGGTCGATGAAATTTGCGTTTGGTGTACAAAACCGCTTGGAAGTGAAAGATATTCCTAAAGGTACTAGCATCATTGCACAGGAGTTCCGTCCTGGTCGCCCTGAGCCGACACCGATTGATGTGATCATGCAACAGACCATTGATATTACGCAGCAAACGCTTGAGTTTCATGAAGGTGAATCTGAGCGTGCTGGCGGTACAATGCGAGACCAAGGCAAGATGACCGGAGGCAAGTCGCCAGAGGTCTCTACTCATGACAATCAAAACTCTGAGTCAGACCAACAGCAACAGCAAGCTGAGGCTCAATCGCAAGAGATGGAAACCTTGATGGAAAGCATCAAGAAGGCGTTGGAGCGAGAGATTGACCAAGGCGCGATTGAGGTTGAAAATCTTGGCCAGCAGATCGTCATTCGAATTCGTGAGAAAGGCGCATTCCCATCGGGTTCCGCTTTCTTACAACCTAAGTTTCGACCTTTAGTTAGGCAGGTTGCTGAACTGGTAAAAGATGTGCCGGGTATTGTTCGTATTTCAGGCCACACCGATAACCAGAGACTTGATTCAGAGCTCTATCGTTCTAATTGGGATTTGTCATCACAGCGAGCGGTGTCTGTTGCTCAAGAGATGGAAAAGGTTCGCGGTTTCTCTCATCAACGTTTGAGAGTGCGTGGTATGGCGGATACAGAACCTGTTGAGCCAAATGATACGGAGTGGCAACGCAGCCTAAATCGCCGCGTAGAAATCAGCATCATGCAAGGTGAACCACTTTACAGCGAAGAAGTTCCAGCGATTACCGAATAG